A single Cyclopterus lumpus isolate fCycLum1 chromosome 1, fCycLum1.pri, whole genome shotgun sequence DNA region contains:
- the LOC117736043 gene encoding prostaglandin D2 receptor 2, with the protein MSNTTPTSDASGGQLICPLLQMMKEHRLNNNTQANLVVVCIHGLVSCLGILENALILWVVGFCLRRHTVASVWVLNLATSDFLATLTLPFFTFYLSSSHSWELGSLLCKTQASIFFLNMYVSAFLLAAISVDRCLLAAKPVWSQNHRSVAGAWKVCALGWLWAVINTLPYFLFRSVTEKQDGRKLCYHNFALYTSSLERDCKVRQAATAISKLLLAFLFPLVVIAGSYIQIVLSLRSRTRRRKQSASKLTDARIASSKDGASGTTNTHKTTKNTNIFLKSRASDPSSSLTPTALSPTSPNQTNHSHLSQSFTKMVTFVIAAFVLCWAPYHIFCVIEVTAQYWPKNLDLVEVGLPLATTKLRCFIW; encoded by the coding sequence ATGTCAAACACGACTCCCACCTCAGATGCCTCAGGGGGACAGCTGATCTGTCCCCTGCTACAGATGATGAAGGAGCACAgactcaacaacaacacccagGCCAACTTGGTGGTGGTTTGCATCCATGGTCTGGTCTCCTGCCTGGGAATTTTGGAGAACGCCCTCATCCTATGGGTGGTGGGCTTCTGCCTGCGGCGTCACACAGTAGCCTCTGTCTGGGTGCTCAACTTGGCCACGTCGGACTTCCTGGCAACTCTGACACTGCCCTTCTTCACCTTTTACCTTTCGTCCTCACATAGCTGGGAGCTTGGCAGCCTACTTTGCAAAACACAGGCTTCCATCTTCTTCTTGAACATGTATGTGTCAGCCTTCCTGCTGGCAGCCATTTCAGTGGACCGCTGCCTTTTGGCAGCCAAGCCAGTGTGGAGCCAGAATCATCGCTCAGTAGCAGGAGCATGGAAGGTGTGTGCATTGGGATGGCTGTGGGCAGTCATCAATACACTACCTTATTTCCTGTTCCGCTCAGTGACTGAAAAACAGGATGGGAGGAAACTGTGCTATCATAATTTTGCCTTGTATACATCATCTCTGGAGAGAGACTGCAAAGTGAGGCAGGCAGCAACAGCCATCTCCAAGTTGCTGCTTGCGTTCCTGtttcccctggtggtcattgcAGGGAGCTACATCCAAATTGTTCTCAGCCTGAGGAGCAGGACcagaaggaggaagcagagtgcCAGCAAGCTCACAGATGCACGGATTGCGTCCAGCAAAGATGGGGCATCAGGGACTACAAATACccataaaaccacaaaaaaCACTAATATCTTTCTCAAGTCTCGGGCCTCAGATCCATCTTCATCCCTGACACCTACTGCCTTGTCCCCCACTTCCCCTAATCAGACCAATCACAGTCACCTTTCCCAGAGCTTCACCAAGATGGTGACATTTGTGATTGCAGCATTTGTTCTGTGCTGGGCCCCCTATCACATCTTCTGCGTGATTGAAGTGACAGCCCAGTATTGGCCCAAAAATCTCGACCTGGTGGAGGTGGGGCTGCCCTTGGCCACAACAAAGCTAAGATGCTTTATTTGGTAA